Proteins encoded by one window of Cannabis sativa cultivar Pink pepper isolate KNU-18-1 chromosome 4, ASM2916894v1, whole genome shotgun sequence:
- the LOC133036875 gene encoding secreted RxLR effector protein 161-like yields MVVRSLDVERDPFPPREEHEELLRPEVPYLSAIGALMYLPNCTRPDIAFSVIFLARFSSAPTYRHWKGIKHILRYLQGTIDKGLFYSNNCGSQLIGYADPGYLSDPHKARCQTGYLFTCGDAAISWRSTKQTLVATSSNHAEILAIHEASRECVWLRSMTQHIR; encoded by the coding sequence ATGGTAGTTAGGTCACTTGATGTAGAAAGAGATCCTTTTCCACCTAGAGAAGAACATGAAGAGCTCCTTCGTCCAGAAGTACCATATCTTAGTGCAATAGGAGCATTGATGTATCTTCCTAATTGTACAAGACCTGATATAGCTTTCTCTGTCATTTTTTTAGCAAGATTTAGTTCTGCTCCAACATATAGACATTGGAAAGGGATTAAGCACATACTCCGCTATCTCCAGGGTACTATTGATAAAGGATTATTCTATTCTAATAATTGTGGGTCACAACTTATTGGCTACGCAGATCcaggatatttatctgatccacaTAAAGCCAGATGTCAAACTGGCTATTTGTTCACTTGCGGTGACGCTGCTATATCCTGGCGGTCAACAAAGCAAACTCTGGTGGCTACTTCCTCAAATCATGCTGAGATACTTGCAATTCACGAGGCAAGTCGAGAATGTGTTTGGTTAAGATCAATGACACAACATATTCGATAA